A window from Citrus sinensis cultivar Valencia sweet orange chromosome 5, DVS_A1.0, whole genome shotgun sequence encodes these proteins:
- the LOC102610673 gene encoding protein PIGMENT DEFECTIVE 338, chloroplastic: MQTLVQPCKSFTFTLLNSAPPLSTCSFVQNGNTKYPLQQSRNFHSFAASFRFLRSTHIVFCSQKDVFDDLSSAQFPENVENEGLEGNEELELLNKPNLVPISNGVASEVDKKSEKPDEEEALAPFLKFFKPRDSAEEVEEEGSEVGVSRESIDVDDKVGEDKVSVEYYEPKPGDFVIGVVVSGNENKLDVNVGADLLGTMLTKEVLPLYDKEMDFLLCDLKKDAEEFMVRGKMGIVKDDDAIAMSGGSGPGRPVVETGTVLFAEVLGRTLSGRPLLSTRRLFRKMAWHRVRQIKQLNEPIEVKFTEWNTGGLLTRIEGLRAFLPKAELLSRVNNFTELKEKVGRRMYVQITRINEDTNDLILSEREAWATLNLREGTLLEGTVKKIYPYGAQIRIGDSNRSGLLHISNMSRTRVTSVSDLLNEGERVKVLVVKSMFPDKISLSIADLESEPGLFVSDKERVFSEAEEMAKKYRQKLPAVSVSPKSESLPTDTLPFDSEASMCANWKWFRFEQDS; encoded by the exons ATGCAAACTCTTGTTCAGCCTTGTAAGTCTTTCACTTTCACTCTTCTCAACTCAGCACCACCACTTAGCACTTGTAGTTTTGTACAAAACGGCAACACAAAGTACCCACTTCAACAAAGTAGGAATTTTCACTCGTTTGCTGCTAGTTTTCGGTTCTTGAGGAGTACCCACATTGTGTTCTGTTCCCAAAAGGAtgtctttgatgatttatCAAGTGCCCAATTTCctgaaaatgttgaaaatgaaggTCTTGAAGGGAATGAAGAACTTGAGCTTTTGAACAAGCCTAATTTAGTGCCCATAAGTAATGGGGTTGCTTCAGAAGTTgataaaaaatctgaaaagcCTGATGAGGAAGAGGCCTTAGCGCCCTTTTTAAAGTTCTTTAAGCCTAGAGATTCAGCGGAAGAGGTAGAAGAAGAGGGAAGTGAAGTGGGGGTTTCAAGGGAGAGCATTGATGTTGATGATAAAGTTGGGGAAGATAAGGTTAGTGTGGAGTATTATGAGCCAAAACCGGGTGATTTTGTCATTGGTGTTGTGGTTTCTGGCAATGAGAATAAACTTGATGTGAATGTTGGGGCAGACTTGTTGGGGACAATGTTGACTAAGGAAGTGTTGCCTTTGTATGACAAAGAGATGGATTTTTTGTTGTGTGATTTAAAGAAGGATGCTGAGGAGTTTATGGTTCGAGGGAAGATGGGGATTGTTAAGGATGATGATGCTATTGCTATGAGCGGGGGCTCGGGCCCAGGGAGACCTGTTGTGGAGACTGGAACTGTTTTGTTTGCTGAGGTGCTTGGGAGGACTCTTAGTGGTAGGCCGTTGCTCTCTACTAGGAGGCTGTTCCGGAAAATGGCTTGGCACCGAGTGAGGCAG ATAAAACAACTCAATGAACCTATCGAGGTTAAATTTACAGAGTGGAATACTGGTGGCCTGCTTACAAGAATTGAG GGTCTACGAGCGTTCCTTCCTAAAGCTGAGTTGCTGAGTAGAGTGAACAACTTCACTGAGTTGAAAGAGAAA GTGGGGCGCCGCATGTATGTGCAAATTACTCGAATAAATGAAGATACTAATGACTTAATACTGAGTGAGAGAGAAGCTTGG GCAACATTAAACCTCAGGGAGGGAACACTTTTAGAAGGAACTGTTAAGAAAATCTATCCCTATGGAGCTCAAATAAGAATAGGTGACAGTAACAGAAG TGGCCTGCTGCATATTTCCAATATGAGCCGCACCCGAGTTACTTCTGTCAGTGATTTACTTAACGAGGGTGAGAGGGTTAAAGTTCTTGTTGTGAAGTCAATGTTTCCTGACAAAATCTCTCTCAG TATTGCTGACCTTGAAAGTGAGCCTGGCCTATTTGTTTCTGACAAAGAG AGAGTATTTTCCGAAGCTGAAGAGATGGCCAAAAAGTACCGGCAGAAGCTGCCCGCTGTTTCAGTAAGTCCCAAGTCAGAGTCCCTTCCAACTGATACTCTACCTTTTGATAGTGAAGCAAGTATGTGTGCAAATTGGAAGTGGTTCAGATTTGAGCAGGATTCGTAA